One Nocardia iowensis DNA window includes the following coding sequences:
- a CDS encoding (2,3-dihydroxybenzoyl)adenylate synthase, which produces MPTTSSTHRDGYVPFPAEAADAYRAAGYWTGRPLDDLLRETARRHPHRPALLDADGARSYAWLDAAADRMAHGLLALGIAPGDRVVVQLPNVPEFLTVLFGLLRAGIIPVLTLPAHRRAEIEHLAALSGAVAYIAVDRLGDFDYRELAATVRTAVPSLRHVLILGEAGSDIELNSVPREGGSLPAIDPSDIALMLVSGGTTGLPKLIARTHDDYLYNATASAEVCALTEDDVYLATLPAAHNFPLACPGILGTVSVGGAITFVTDPSPESAFAVIERHQVTVTAVVPPLAQLWCAATEWEEADLSSLRLLQVGGARLAEVNAREVTPALGATLQQVFGMAEGLLNYTRLDDAAELLHTTQGRALSPADEIRVVDADGNDVAPGDEGELLTKGPYTIRGYYRAPEHNARAFTPDGYYRSGDLVRRLPSGHLVVSGRIKDVINRGGENISCDELEEHLLAHPAVRHAAAVGLPDAALGEKVCAVLVVDDAMPTLAEIKTFLTTRGLATYKLPDVLRQATELPITAVGKIDKKALRAVESA; this is translated from the coding sequence ATACCCACCACGTCGTCCACGCATCGTGACGGCTACGTGCCCTTCCCCGCCGAAGCCGCCGACGCCTACCGAGCCGCCGGCTATTGGACCGGCCGACCGCTGGACGACCTGCTGCGCGAAACCGCCCGGCGGCATCCGCACCGGCCCGCGCTGCTCGATGCCGACGGCGCACGCAGCTATGCGTGGCTGGACGCGGCCGCCGATCGGATGGCGCACGGGCTGCTCGCGCTCGGGATCGCGCCCGGTGACCGGGTGGTGGTGCAGCTGCCGAATGTGCCGGAATTCCTGACCGTGCTGTTCGGGCTGCTGCGGGCCGGAATCATTCCGGTGCTGACGCTGCCCGCGCACCGGCGGGCCGAAATCGAGCATCTGGCCGCGCTTTCCGGCGCCGTCGCCTACATCGCCGTCGACCGGCTCGGTGATTTCGACTACCGCGAGCTGGCCGCCACGGTGCGGACAGCGGTGCCGTCGCTGCGCCATGTGCTGATCCTCGGCGAGGCCGGATCCGACATCGAACTGAATTCGGTACCGCGCGAAGGTGGTTCGCTCCCGGCGATCGACCCGAGCGATATCGCGCTGATGCTGGTCTCCGGCGGCACGACGGGACTACCGAAGCTGATCGCCCGCACGCACGACGACTACCTGTACAACGCCACCGCGAGCGCCGAGGTGTGCGCACTCACCGAGGACGACGTCTACCTCGCGACGCTGCCCGCGGCGCACAACTTCCCGCTGGCCTGCCCCGGCATCCTCGGCACCGTGAGCGTCGGTGGCGCGATCACCTTCGTCACCGATCCGAGCCCGGAGAGCGCCTTCGCCGTCATCGAACGGCACCAGGTCACCGTCACCGCCGTGGTCCCGCCGCTGGCCCAGCTGTGGTGTGCGGCAACCGAATGGGAGGAAGCCGACCTGAGCTCGCTACGGCTGCTCCAAGTCGGCGGCGCTCGGCTGGCCGAGGTGAACGCCCGCGAGGTCACTCCCGCACTCGGTGCCACCCTCCAGCAGGTGTTCGGCATGGCCGAGGGACTGCTCAATTACACCCGGCTCGACGATGCGGCCGAACTGCTGCACACCACACAGGGGCGAGCACTGTCCCCCGCTGACGAGATCCGGGTGGTGGACGCGGACGGCAACGATGTCGCCCCGGGCGACGAGGGCGAACTGCTCACCAAGGGCCCGTACACCATTCGCGGCTACTACCGCGCGCCCGAGCACAACGCTCGCGCCTTCACTCCCGACGGCTACTACCGCAGCGGCGATCTGGTGCGCAGGCTGCCGAGCGGACATCTCGTGGTCTCCGGCCGGATCAAGGACGTCATCAACCGCGGCGGCGAGAACATATCCTGTGACGAGCTCGAGGAACATCTGCTCGCCCATCCGGCCGTCCGGCACGCCGCCGCCGTCGGACTGCCCGACGCCGCGCTCGGCGAAAAGGTCTGCGCCGTCCTGGTTGTCGACGATGCGATGCCGACCCTGGCTGAGATCAAGACCTTCCTGACAACGCGCGGCCTGGCCACCTACAAGCTCCCCGACGTGTTGCGCCAGGCCACCGAACTCCCGATCACCGCCGTCGGAAAGATCGACAAGAAGGCCCTGCGGGCCGTTGAGAGCGCCTGA
- a CDS encoding glycerol-3-phosphate 1-O-acyltransferase, with product MIEHRGGLPADIQRASAPGSVVALVDAVSGVERELIGNWLTEGGIAKEFGTDAPITQLDLDAGAVAARLVGRHDDPLVVPVRVLWLPPERDGVRRITFADLALLTNPRKPNRLAQRKLVGQPNRHVVLTGQPALLSELRTNHPEAAALVRKGTAEPFARAIVRAAVVALERAERTIIGDRYKVPRLVAEEILDSPDFVRRLELIADQIGASPHEVYRRAEKALNELVAAQSRLVSDLFTQAMRPVHASTWKVDSDDSGLAALRDLNRRYPLVFLPSHRSYVDAFVLGDVLARNDFPPNHVIGGANLGFWPMGPIARRTGTVFIRRSFGDDEVYKAVVEEYFAYLLAKRFNLEWYFEGGRTRTGKLRPPRYGLLNYLAAAVRADRVEDVMLVPVSITYERLNELGAIATEQVGGKKKPEGLTWLARYIRSQQHSAGHVYVRFGAPLSARDRLAAHGDPLTTPPLTIPLHRTEPAPPGRTETGQGETEAPEIAELERKAVQRLAFEIAVGINTVTPVTVNALVTLALLGVHERALTLGEVRTVLAPVLGYIEKRDLPHGELAALCDDQGLAVVLEQLSLAKVVTVYRGGLEPVYSIEAGAHLEAAFYRNSAVHWFVNRAILELSILAALDSDGADQLSTGWDEAFRLRDLLKFEFFFPERAEFAEQITAEMLLLDPQWRSHTRDNTLGSEVMAKLTDSGFMMAHRVLRSFFDAQLVVAERLADRDPAAELDRKQFIAECVSVGKQMMLQQRLHSPESVSTELFTSALKLADNYGLLEPVSHDSAKRRAELTERRVEFANRLRAIGARISQAAALDPSNRATR from the coding sequence ATGATCGAGCACCGTGGCGGATTGCCCGCGGATATCCAGCGAGCGTCTGCACCGGGATCGGTGGTGGCGCTGGTCGACGCGGTGTCCGGGGTGGAGCGCGAACTCATCGGAAACTGGTTGACCGAGGGCGGAATCGCCAAGGAATTCGGCACCGACGCCCCCATCACCCAGTTGGATCTGGACGCGGGCGCCGTCGCTGCCCGACTGGTCGGCAGGCACGACGACCCACTCGTGGTACCGGTGCGGGTGCTCTGGCTGCCGCCCGAACGTGACGGCGTTCGCCGGATCACCTTCGCGGATTTGGCCCTACTCACCAACCCGCGCAAGCCGAACCGGCTGGCGCAGCGCAAGCTGGTCGGCCAACCCAACCGGCACGTGGTACTGACCGGGCAGCCCGCGCTGCTCAGCGAGTTGCGCACGAACCACCCGGAAGCGGCCGCGCTGGTCCGCAAGGGCACCGCCGAGCCGTTCGCCCGCGCCATCGTGCGCGCCGCGGTGGTGGCGCTGGAGCGGGCCGAACGCACCATCATCGGCGACCGCTACAAGGTTCCGCGACTGGTCGCCGAGGAGATCCTCGACTCCCCCGACTTCGTGCGCAGGCTCGAGCTCATCGCCGACCAGATCGGGGCGAGCCCGCACGAGGTGTATCGCCGCGCGGAGAAGGCGTTGAACGAACTCGTCGCCGCGCAAAGCAGATTGGTCTCCGATCTGTTCACCCAGGCGATGCGGCCGGTGCACGCCTCGACCTGGAAAGTGGACTCCGACGATTCGGGGCTGGCCGCGCTGCGTGACCTCAATCGCCGCTACCCGCTGGTGTTCCTGCCCTCGCATCGTTCCTACGTCGACGCGTTCGTGCTCGGTGACGTGCTGGCCCGCAATGACTTTCCGCCGAACCACGTGATCGGCGGCGCCAATCTCGGCTTCTGGCCGATGGGACCGATCGCCCGGCGCACCGGAACCGTGTTCATCCGGCGCAGTTTCGGCGACGACGAGGTGTACAAGGCGGTGGTCGAGGAGTACTTCGCCTACCTGCTCGCCAAGCGATTCAACCTGGAATGGTATTTCGAGGGTGGCCGCACCCGCACCGGCAAGCTGCGCCCGCCCCGCTACGGACTGCTGAATTACCTTGCGGCAGCGGTCCGTGCGGATCGAGTCGAGGACGTCATGCTGGTACCGGTGTCGATCACCTACGAGCGGCTGAACGAACTCGGCGCCATCGCCACCGAACAGGTCGGCGGCAAGAAGAAGCCGGAGGGACTCACCTGGCTGGCGCGCTACATCCGGAGCCAGCAGCATTCGGCCGGGCATGTGTATGTGCGGTTCGGCGCACCGCTTTCGGCGCGCGATCGGCTCGCGGCGCACGGCGATCCGCTCACCACGCCGCCGCTGACCATCCCGCTGCACCGCACCGAACCCGCGCCGCCCGGACGTACCGAGACCGGGCAGGGCGAGACCGAGGCGCCCGAGATCGCCGAGTTGGAGCGTAAGGCCGTGCAGCGGTTGGCGTTCGAGATCGCGGTCGGCATCAACACAGTCACTCCGGTCACGGTCAACGCGTTGGTCACCCTCGCGCTGCTCGGCGTGCACGAGCGCGCCCTGACGCTGGGCGAGGTGCGTACCGTGCTCGCGCCGGTGCTCGGCTATATCGAGAAGCGCGATCTGCCGCACGGTGAGCTCGCCGCGCTGTGCGACGACCAGGGGCTTGCCGTTGTGCTGGAACAACTCTCGCTGGCCAAGGTGGTGACGGTGTATCGCGGCGGGCTGGAGCCGGTGTACTCGATCGAGGCGGGCGCGCACCTGGAGGCCGCGTTCTACCGCAACAGCGCGGTGCACTGGTTCGTCAACCGCGCCATCCTCGAACTGTCCATCCTGGCCGCACTCGACAGCGACGGCGCGGACCAGCTGAGCACCGGCTGGGACGAGGCATTCCGGCTGCGTGACCTGCTGAAGTTCGAGTTCTTCTTCCCCGAGCGGGCCGAGTTCGCCGAGCAGATAACCGCCGAGATGCTGCTGCTGGATCCGCAGTGGCGCAGCCACACCCGGGACAACACCCTGGGTTCGGAGGTGATGGCCAAGCTCACCGACTCCGGATTCATGATGGCGCACCGCGTGCTCCGTTCGTTCTTCGACGCACAACTGGTGGTCGCCGAACGGCTGGCCGACCGCGACCCGGCGGCCGAACTCGACCGCAAACAGTTCATCGCCGAATGCGTTTCGGTCGGCAAGCAGATGATGTTGCAGCAGCGGCTGCACAGTCCGGAATCGGTTTCCACCGAATTGTTCACCAGTGCACTGAAACTCGCCGACAACTACGGCCTGCTCGAACCGGTGTCCCACGATTCGGCCAAGCGCAGGGCGGAACTGACCGAGCGCAGAGTGGAATTCGCGAATCGGCTGCGCGCCATCGGTGCCCGTATCTCGCAGGCGGCCGCGCTCGATCCGTCCAATCGGGCGACACGGTGA
- a CDS encoding salicylate synthase, protein MSTTDERLRVEYVTDPAAAMSRLAGADRFGEYVMYERPGEWVFAADPIGGIELDVEELRVTWAGQTTTTKWDGRPAGVVDRALAALPLDGRNAYGWIGFEFCAWAFDATEYLEPRTTLVQLMIPRIEVRVGEFGIRVSGATPAETGDIHDLIAESQETELPQPYPADVRLDPTGYQDRVAEAVGEIQAGRYQKVILSRKVDLPFVVDVPATYRLGRAHNTPARSFLLRLGGLEAAGFSPELVAAVDADRVVTTEPLAGTRAFGRGAAVDMAAREDLISDPKEIVEHAISVRTSFAEISSVADPGTSVVSDFMAVRERGSVQHLASTVQGKLAADRSSWDAVEVLFPSVTASGIPKREGVDSVFRLDHDPRGLYSGAVVTVSPTGALEATLVLRAVYQTTEGAWLRAGAGIVGQSRPEREFEETCEKLGCIAPYVVRAQ, encoded by the coding sequence TTGTCGACCACGGACGAACGCTTGCGGGTGGAGTATGTGACCGATCCGGCGGCAGCGATGTCCCGGCTGGCGGGGGCGGACCGGTTCGGCGAGTACGTGATGTACGAGCGTCCGGGTGAGTGGGTGTTCGCGGCCGACCCGATCGGCGGGATCGAACTGGACGTCGAGGAACTGCGGGTCACCTGGGCGGGTCAGACCACAACGACCAAATGGGACGGCCGCCCGGCGGGCGTGGTCGACCGCGCACTCGCCGCGCTGCCGCTCGACGGCCGGAATGCCTACGGCTGGATCGGCTTCGAGTTCTGCGCCTGGGCGTTCGACGCGACCGAGTACCTGGAACCGCGGACCACATTGGTGCAGTTGATGATTCCGCGGATCGAGGTGCGGGTCGGCGAATTCGGCATCCGGGTGTCCGGCGCCACCCCGGCGGAGACCGGCGACATCCACGACCTCATCGCCGAATCGCAGGAAACCGAACTGCCGCAGCCATATCCGGCGGATGTCCGGCTCGACCCGACCGGCTATCAGGACCGGGTGGCCGAGGCCGTCGGCGAGATCCAGGCGGGCCGCTACCAGAAAGTCATCCTGTCCAGGAAGGTCGACCTGCCGTTCGTGGTCGATGTGCCCGCGACCTATCGGCTCGGGCGCGCGCACAACACCCCGGCGCGGTCGTTCCTGCTGCGGCTCGGCGGGCTCGAGGCGGCGGGCTTCAGCCCGGAGCTGGTCGCGGCCGTCGACGCCGATCGGGTGGTGACCACCGAACCGCTCGCGGGCACGCGTGCCTTCGGCCGTGGTGCGGCGGTCGACATGGCGGCGCGGGAAGATCTGATCAGCGACCCCAAAGAGATCGTGGAGCACGCGATTTCGGTCCGGACGTCGTTCGCGGAGATCAGCTCGGTGGCCGATCCCGGCACATCGGTGGTCTCGGACTTCATGGCGGTGCGCGAACGCGGCAGCGTGCAGCATCTGGCCTCCACCGTGCAGGGCAAGCTGGCCGCCGATCGATCCAGCTGGGACGCGGTCGAGGTGCTGTTCCCCTCGGTCACCGCGTCCGGGATCCCCAAGCGCGAAGGCGTCGACTCGGTATTCCGCCTCGACCATGACCCGCGCGGGCTGTATTCCGGTGCGGTGGTGACCGTTTCGCCTACCGGTGCGCTGGAGGCGACGCTGGTGCTGCGCGCGGTCTACCAGACGACCGAGGGTGCCTGGCTGCGTGCAGGCGCGGGCATCGTCGGGCAGTCCCGGCCGGAGCGGGAATTCGAAGAGACCTGCGAAAAGCTCGGTTGCATCGCGCCTTACGTGGTGCGGGCGCAGTAA
- a CDS encoding DUF6069 family protein, producing the protein MTAIQATTPALRIPAVNRPVAIIGSVAVAVVVNLAVWLLGEAAGGSFEVVEKGVTNYVGGVGVILSSAVPLLIGMTLAALISYRWVGVLRVAQVVGSVLAIATIGLTVSAAFDTASTVALSVMHVVLAPVLVIGLEAMRRGLTAN; encoded by the coding sequence ATGACCGCCATCCAGGCCACCACCCCCGCCCTGCGCATCCCCGCCGTCAACCGTCCGGTCGCGATCATCGGCAGCGTCGCTGTCGCGGTCGTCGTCAACCTCGCCGTCTGGCTGCTCGGCGAAGCCGCAGGCGGCTCGTTCGAGGTGGTCGAGAAGGGTGTCACCAACTACGTCGGGGGCGTCGGGGTGATCCTGTCCTCCGCGGTGCCGCTGTTGATCGGCATGACCCTGGCCGCGCTGATCTCCTACCGCTGGGTGGGGGTGCTGCGGGTGGCTCAGGTCGTCGGCAGCGTCCTCGCCATCGCGACCATCGGCCTCACCGTCTCGGCCGCGTTCGATACCGCGAGCACCGTCGCCTTGTCCGTCATGCACGTGGTGCTGGCGCCGGTCCTGGTGATCGGACTGGAAGCGATGCGACGTGGACTGACCGCCAACTGA
- a CDS encoding HAD-IB family hydrolase has product MTVPSADLEAAIAAIRSGPQGPGVAAIFDFGGTVVDGFPRRGLFRRLFRHRDTETVLLGGIRNGTTDGAYGRFLHQLTDVLAGKPEGELDALGVRLFRRAVYGRLYPEAWQLIRTHQAAGHTVALASSLTRFQVAPMASALGIEHMLCTPMAVQDGILTGHVDGKTLWRNGKAEAVREFAADSGVDLARSYAYADSAADRPLLSLVGRPVAVNPDQQLTAIAAEQQWPTLRFHPRQPPRPADYARTTAGFAGLLGGAFYGVAVKAPTRDRRQMADALLAHAAGNTLRIAGVRLRVTGAEHARAPRPAVFLFNHQSQFDIIIVPEVLGGGVTGIGKKELTRNPIFGPLMRFVGVTFIDRSSTDKAKAALAPVVETLRNGLSIAVAPEGTRSYTPDVGPFKKGAFHIAIQADVPIIPIVIRNAGEICWRNSMVARKGTVDVAILEPIDVRDWDPNDMGDKVAAVRQLYLDTLLNWPKPD; this is encoded by the coding sequence ATGACGGTGCCCAGTGCCGATCTCGAGGCCGCGATCGCCGCGATCCGTTCCGGGCCGCAAGGTCCCGGGGTCGCCGCGATCTTCGACTTCGGCGGCACCGTCGTCGACGGATTTCCGCGACGCGGCCTGTTTCGGCGCCTGTTCCGCCATCGTGACACCGAGACTGTCCTGCTCGGCGGCATCCGCAACGGCACCACCGACGGCGCGTACGGCCGGTTCCTGCACCAGCTCACCGATGTGCTTGCGGGCAAGCCGGAGGGCGAACTGGACGCGCTGGGCGTGCGTCTGTTCCGGCGTGCCGTCTACGGCCGCCTGTATCCCGAAGCGTGGCAACTGATCCGGACACACCAGGCGGCTGGACACACCGTGGCGCTGGCCAGCTCACTGACCCGGTTCCAGGTGGCGCCTATGGCATCCGCGCTGGGCATCGAGCACATGCTGTGCACGCCGATGGCGGTCCAGGACGGCATCCTCACCGGGCACGTCGATGGGAAGACGTTGTGGCGCAATGGCAAAGCCGAGGCGGTTCGCGAATTCGCCGCCGACAGCGGCGTGGATCTGGCGCGTAGTTACGCCTACGCCGACAGCGCCGCCGATCGCCCGCTGCTGTCCCTGGTCGGTCGACCGGTCGCGGTGAATCCCGATCAGCAGCTCACCGCGATCGCCGCGGAACAGCAGTGGCCGACACTGCGCTTCCACCCCCGACAGCCGCCCCGCCCGGCCGACTATGCCCGCACCACAGCGGGATTCGCCGGACTGCTCGGTGGCGCGTTCTATGGCGTCGCGGTCAAAGCGCCGACCAGGGACCGCAGGCAGATGGCCGACGCGCTGTTGGCGCACGCGGCAGGCAACACCCTGCGCATCGCGGGCGTGCGGCTTCGGGTGACCGGCGCCGAGCACGCGCGCGCACCACGGCCCGCGGTGTTCCTGTTCAACCATCAGAGCCAGTTCGACATCATCATCGTCCCCGAGGTGCTCGGCGGCGGCGTCACCGGCATCGGCAAGAAGGAGCTCACCCGCAACCCGATCTTCGGGCCGCTCATGCGCTTCGTCGGCGTGACCTTCATCGATCGGTCGAGCACCGACAAGGCCAAGGCCGCGCTCGCACCGGTGGTCGAGACGCTGCGCAACGGCTTGTCGATCGCCGTCGCCCCCGAGGGCACCCGCTCTTACACGCCGGACGTGGGCCCCTTCAAGAAGGGCGCGTTCCACATCGCCATCCAGGCGGACGTGCCGATCATCCCCATCGTCATCCGCAATGCGGGCGAAATCTGTTGGCGCAACTCGATGGTCGCGCGCAAGGGCACCGTGGATGTCGCGATCCTCGAACCCATCGATGTGCGCGATTGGGATCCGAACGACATGGGCGACAAGGTGGCCGCGGTCCGTCAGCTCTACCTGGACACGCTGCTGAATTGGCCGAAGCCCGACTGA
- a CDS encoding DUF2127 domain-containing protein, with translation MDWALRACGWHGHYTYAPDEPDLADRLRVDTVAGVAWRCLRCGTFVPGEPVGSGPADHAPEVPRGRLLRDRWLMRALAIERLLRGLLLVVAAVGVVKFRSSRETMRAAFDQDLPLLRPFADQIGWDIDRSKIVHLIDEAFSLSNTTLLWVAIGIFVYALLQGIEALGLWLVKRWGEYFAVVATSLFLPLEIYELTEKVTALRIGALVVNVAAVVWLLYSKRLFGLRGGAAAYHAEHSAESLLSVERSALAVPAT, from the coding sequence ATGGATTGGGCCTTACGCGCGTGCGGCTGGCACGGTCACTACACCTACGCACCGGATGAGCCGGACCTGGCCGACCGGTTGCGGGTGGACACCGTGGCGGGGGTGGCGTGGCGGTGCCTGCGTTGCGGGACCTTCGTGCCTGGTGAGCCGGTCGGGTCCGGTCCGGCCGATCACGCGCCCGAGGTGCCGCGCGGGCGGCTGCTGCGGGATCGCTGGCTGATGCGCGCGCTGGCGATCGAGCGGCTGCTGCGCGGTCTGCTGCTGGTGGTCGCCGCGGTGGGGGTGGTGAAGTTCCGTTCGTCGCGGGAGACCATGCGGGCCGCCTTCGATCAGGATCTGCCACTGCTGCGCCCGTTCGCCGACCAGATCGGCTGGGATATCGACCGGTCCAAGATCGTGCATCTGATCGATGAGGCGTTCTCACTGTCGAACACGACCTTGCTGTGGGTGGCCATCGGCATCTTCGTTTACGCGCTTTTGCAGGGGATCGAGGCGCTCGGCCTGTGGTTGGTGAAGCGGTGGGGCGAGTATTTCGCGGTGGTGGCGACGAGTCTGTTTCTGCCGCTGGAGATTTACGAGTTGACCGAGAAGGTGACCGCGTTGCGGATCGGCGCGCTGGTGGTGAATGTTGCCGCGGTGGTCTGGCTGCTCTATTCGAAGCGGCTGTTCGGCCTGCGCGGTGGCGCCGCCGCCTATCACGCGGAACATAGTGCGGAGAGTTTGCTGAGCGTCGAACGGTCGGCACTGGCTGTCCCGGCTACCTGA